The proteins below are encoded in one region of Coffea arabica cultivar ET-39 chromosome 4c, Coffea Arabica ET-39 HiFi, whole genome shotgun sequence:
- the LOC113739620 gene encoding caffeoylshikimate esterase-like: MPSEPPPNFWGDMPEEEYYASQGVRNTKSYFDTPNGKLFTQSFLPLDPQEPIKGTVYMSHGYGSDTGWLFQKICMSYATWGYAVFAADLLGHGRSEGIPCYLGDMQKIAGASLYFFKSMRNSEEYKHLPAFLFGESMGGLATLLIYFQSEPDTWTGVIFSAPLFVIPEPMQPSRVRLFVYGLLFGMADTWAAMPDNRMVGKAIRDPEKLKIIAGNPRRYTGPPRVGTMRELVRQTEYVQNNFHKVTVPFLTVHGTSDGVTCPSGSKMLYEKASSQDKTLKLYDGMYHSLIQGEPDESANLVLADMRAWIDERAQKYGPKAKRNGYS, encoded by the exons ATGCCATCAGAACCACCCCCAAACTTCTGGGGCGACATGCCGGAGGAGGAATACTACGCCTCCCAGGGCGTCCGCAACACCAAGTCCTACTTCGACACCCCAAACGGAAAACTCTTTACACAGTCATTTCTTCCACTGGACCCTCAAGAACCCATCAAGGGTACGGTGTACATGAGCCACGGTTACGGCTCCGACACCGGCTGGCTCTTCCAGAAGATATGCATGAGCTATGCCACCTGGGGATACGCCGTCTTCGCCGCCGACCTCCTTGGTCATGGCCGGTCGGAGGGCATCCCGTGCTACCTCGGCGATATGCAGAAGATCGCCGGTGCGTCGTTGTATTTTTTCAAGAGCATGAGGAACAGTGAAGAGTACAAGCATTTGCCGGCCTTTCTGTTTGGGGAGTCAATGGGTGGACTGGCTACTTTGCTCATCTACTTCCAATCTGAGCCTGACACCTGGACTGGAGTGATCTTTTCGGCCCCACTTTTTGTCATCCCCGAACCGATGCAGCCATCCAGG GTGCGGCTATTCGTGTATGGATTGTTATTTGGCATGGCGGATACGTGGGCAGCAATGCCAGACAATAGGATGGTGGGAAAGGCTATAAGAGACCCTGAGAAGTTGAAGATCATCGCCGGAAATCCAAGAAGATATACAGGTCCGCCCAGGGTCGGGACCATGAGGGAGCTCGTGAGGCAAACTGAGTACGTACAGAACAATTTCCACAAGGTGACGGTGCCATTTTTGACCGTTCATGGGACTTCTGATGGGGTCACTTGCCCGTCCGGCTCCAAAATGCTGTACGAGAAAGCTAGCAGCCAAGATAAAACCTTGAAGTTATACGATGGGATGTACCATTCGTTGATTCAAGGGGAGCCCGACGAGAGTGCAAACCTTGTGTTGGCTGACATGAGGGCTTGGATTGATGAGAGGGCTCAGAAGTACGGTCCAAAAGCAAAACGTAATGGATACTCGTAG